In a single window of the Rhizoctonia solani chromosome 16, complete sequence genome:
- a CDS encoding SWI/SNF complex protein, with product MNARPPDSILRCTHHFAARPSLTFEEAIQFLHQLCSGPGANLTYSWQFIDKPSEGDICVYFQVSAPTPLIDGIHYLDNETTYRPSQELEVQEVRFGFIPGIGEKEAGRVRKRYRLVHGGHPSIVLVHYTKGPAKPLPPTMNVPIRNYPLPIINEPPMYVVGEKSGQRVMAPNAVQLANQQQQLDALAASRRHAGMQPQARKQDDDSDEESNRVSTRALAVTRFKRNHELLAEIFAVNAAANVKASNASTSQEQAKRELAELTEKLSQEEHDMEDVIKIDETTPAREAPKTST from the exons ATGAACGCTCGACCGCCCGATTCCATACTGCGCTGTACGCATCACTTTGCTGCAAGGCCGAGCCTTACATTTGAAGAGGCCATCCAGTTTCTGCACCAACTATGTTCAGGACCCGGTGCAAACCTAACCTACAGCTGGCAGTTCATTGACAAACCATCTG AGGGAGACATATGTGTATACTTCCAAGTATCTGCCCCAACTCCTCTCATTGATGGCATACATTACTTGGACAATGAGACGACTTACAGGCCTAGTCAGGAATTGGAGGTACAGGAAGTGAGATTTGGATTTATTCCGG GTATCGGAGAAAAGGAGGCTGGTCGAGTTCGTAAGCGATATCGGCTCGTACATGGGGGACACCCGAGTATTGTCCTTGTTCACTATACCAAGGGACCCGCAAAGC CTTTGCCTCCAACGATGAACGTACCCATTCGGAATTATCCTCTTCCAATTATAAATGAGCCTCCCATGTATGTCGTTGGTGAAAAGAGTGGTCAGAGGGTGATGGCACCAAATGCAG TCCAGTTAGCCaaccagcaacagcaacTTGATGCACTGGCAGCGAGCCGCAGGCATGCAGGCATGCAGCCTCAGGCTAGAAAGCAAGATGACGATAGCGATG AGGAATCAAATCGAGTATCAACTCGTGCGCTTGCCGTTACTCGATTTAAACGAAACCATGAACTTCTGGCTGAAATATTTGCTGTTAATGCCGCAG CTAATGTCAAGGCG TCTAATGCTTCAACCTCACAGGAGCAAGCGAAGCGCGAGCTAGCCGAATTGACAGAGAAACTAAGCCAGGAAGAGCATGATATGGAGGATGTGATCAAAATTGATGAGACAACTCCTGCAAGGGAGGCACCCAAAACTTCTACATGA
- a CDS encoding mediator of RNA polymerase II transcription subunit, with the protein MAAVEPNSTPMRTANRARFELELEFVQALANPFYLENLASEGLLEDQAFINYLQYLQYWRKSEYARFIVYPHCLHFLELLQHEQFRNELKNPLTRMRLEHYQFEHWRTWRSGPPPPAPVDEQQPVDEAKTPAPTHPPTTPGPGQTSATPGPGRGSATPGPGRGSATPAISRRGSLHPGASVPIAGLNGGFAQ; encoded by the exons ATGGCGGCAGTAGAACCCAATAGCACACCGATGCGTACAGCGAATCGGGCTCGTTTTGAATTAGAGCTCGAATTTGTTCAGGCCCTCGCAAATCCGTTTTATCTTGAGAATCTGGCTAGTGAAGGATTGCTAGAAGATCAAGCATTTATCAATTATTTACAATATCTCCAGTATTGGCGTAAGAGCGAGTATGCGAGGTTCATAGT ATATCCTCATTGCCTTCACTTTTTGGAATTGTTACAGCATGAACAGTTCAGAAACGAATTAAAGAACCCTTTGACGAGGATGAGATTGGAGCATTATCAATTTGAGCACTGGAGGACATG GCGCTCGGGGCCACCCCCACCTGCACCTGTGGATGAACAGCAACCTGTTGACGAAGCAAAGACGCCAGCCCCTACACATCCCCCTACCACTCCCGGGCCGGGCCAGACGTCAGCTACCCCTGGACCTGGCCGAGGCTCTGCGACACCAGGTCCTGGAAGGGGCTCTGCCACTCCTGCGATTTCACGAAGGGGGTCATTGCATCCTGGAGCCTCAGTGCCAATAGCCGGGTTAAATGGAGGTTTTGCGCAGTAA
- a CDS encoding ubiquitin-conjugating enzyme translates to MATRSSHNKNNAAVKRILQEAKELMNDPSHEYSAGPLEVSNASSALETDSLVGCAISSQNDIFEWHATLRGAPDTEFEGGLYHCRILLPAEYPFRPPSIMVLTPNGSFTNYHEELWQPAWGVRTAIIGLQGFFPHKGEAAVGVGALEYPIPERKRLAALSGTASSDSGPSSENKEDESNNEPVEENGTQNEQAEQTLAPPEITTTNSSSTESTVRPTNLTPTVTTPQVPTPTEAQRPVPAATPAPNPGLSDLQPTPTRTTAPRPSPKPPLLLDLAIVSLVSIFIAILARRIL, encoded by the exons ATGGCCACCCGTTCTTCTCACAATAAGAATAACGCCG CTGTAAAGCGAATCTTGCAAGAGGCCAAGGAGCTAATGAATGATCCTTCACATGAATATTCCGCTGGGCCTCTCGAGGTGAGTAATGCATCGTCTGCCCTGGAGACGGATAGCTTAGTCGGATGCGCCATTTCCTCCCAGAACGATATCTTT GAATGGCATGCGACTCTAAGAGGTGCTCCTGACACTGAATTCGAGGGAGGGCTATACCACTGCCGAATACTCTTGCCGGCCGAGTACCCATTTCGGCCGCCTTCAATCATGGTGTTGACTCCCAACGGCAG TTTCACTAACT ATCATGAAGAGTTGTGGCAACCAGCATGGGGTGTTCGCACAG CTATCATTGGACTACAAGGGTTTTTCCCGCACAAAGGCGAGGCGGCGGTGGGTGTGGGAGCATTGGAGTATCCCATTCCGGAACGAAAGCGACTGGCGGCTTT ATCCGGGACTG CTTCATCCGATTCTGGTCCATCTTCGGAGAATAAGGAGGACGAGAGTAATAATGAACCTGTCGAGGAAAATGGAACTCAAAACGAACAGGCCGAACAAACTCTGGCACCTCCCGAAATCACAACTACGAATTCATCGAGTACTGAAAGTACGGTTCGACCAACAAACTTAACTCCTACAGTTACTACACCTCAAGTGCCAACTCCCACCGAAGCGCAGCGTCCAGTACCTGCAGCGACGCCTGCTCCAAACCCAGGTTTGAGTGATTTACAGCCAACGCCCACTCGGACTACGGCCCCACGACCGTCACCCAAGCCTCCTCTGCTACTCGATCTCGCTATCGTCTCACTTGTATCCATTTTTATCGCTATCCTTGCTCGTAGAATACTGTAA
- a CDS encoding U1 small nuclear ribonucleoprotein C, with amino-acid sequence MPKHYCDYCDVFLTHDSTSVRKAHNSGRNHLANVQDYYASLGHDKAQNIIDQITSAYESGGGPPRGGFNFGPNAFAPPPPNFGGPGFGPPPMGFGGPPPGGFPPFPPGSFPGGPPPMGMRGPGAPPMGAPPFPPNGAPPFPPNGAPPFPPNGAPPFPPNGAPPFPPNGAPPFPPNGPGGPGGPPSGPPGVHPDRMRMMGGR; translated from the exons ATGCCAAAACACTATTGTGACTACTGCGATGTGTTTCTGACCCATGACTCTACATCCG TGCGCAAAGCTCACAACAGCGGAAGGAACCACCTGGCGAACGTCCAGGATTATTATGCAT CGCTAGGACACGACAAGGCGCAAAATATTATCGACCAGATTACTTCGGCCTACGAATCCGGTGGAGGACCTCCCCGTGGTGGCTTCAATTTCGGACCCAATGCGTTTGCTCCTCCACCACCAAACTTTGGTGGGCCTGGATTCGGCCCCCCACCTATGGGATTCGGAG GACCACCACCTGGCGGATTTCCCCCTTTCCCTCCTGGCAGTTTCCCCGGAGGACCTCCTCCTATGGGTATGAGAG GGCCTGGAGCACCACCTATGGGTG CACCACCCTTCCCTCCCAACGGAGCTCCTCCCTTCCCACCTAACGGCGCGCCCCCATTCCCACCAAACGGTGCTCCACCTTTCCCGCCTAATGGTGCTCCGCCTTTCCCTCCAAACGGCGCACCTCCTTTCCCTCCCAATGGCCCTGGAGGTCCTGGAGGCCCTCCATCCGGTCCTCCGGGTGTTCACCCAG ACCGCATGCGAATGATGGGAGGCCGATGA